One bacterium genomic window, CAGTTGCTCCAGTCCTGTGCTTAGGAAACAGTCGGCCCGGCCCGCCCCGACTTTCCGCCATCGAGGGAAGTCAGACGCATCGATTGGGCTCCCGGGGATTGTAGCAGGCGGAGGGACTAAGTCAACGCGGGCGGGATACCGGCGCCAATGCTGCTTGACATGCAAACATCCTGAGCTAGAGTGGAACTGGCCATGGTGATACTATTGCTTGTACTGAACCTGGCGCCGGGGTTCGGTCCGGCCAGCACGCCGGTAGCGAACACGGTCGTCAATGACTTCAACCCGCAGGCAATGCGCGGAAGACCGAAGGGACGCTTCGCGACCAAGGACGGCACGCCGGAGACGGCATGGACCCGACCCGTCAGTACGGTCTACACCTGCGGCGTAACTCCTGTTCAGGACACCCTCATGTGGGTTTCGGCCGGGCAAAGCGAGCTCAAGATCTACATCTACAACATCAAGGACCCATCGCGTCCGCTCATAGACAGCTTTCCACAGACCGGCGGCCCGTCCGGCTGGGGCATCCGCGACATGGCGTGGAAGGCATCAACCAACGAAGTCTTCGCCGGGTTCGACAATCAGAAGTTCCACGTCTACGACGCGACGACGAAGGTGCCGAAGCACACGTACACGGTTTCCGGCTACAGCGGCACGGCCCGCGGCTTTGGCTACGACCCGGCCCAGGATTCATGCTGGACCTGCGACTTCGACAGCAGCTCGATGACCAAGTTCTCAATCACCGGCGCCAACGGCCACGCGGTCAGGGGCGCAGGCGAAATGATGTCTTCATACGGCATCGCGTGGAGCCGCCTGCAGAACTGCTTCTGGGTAACTCAGGCCGGCACCGCCGGCTCCAGCCCGATATACAAGATGGACCCGAGCTACGCCTGGGTGGACAGCTTCAACCCGGCCGGCTGGGACCTGGGCGGCGGCTGCGAGATGTGGGAAGACACAATGCTCCTGGCAGTGGACCAAGTCACGTCCGGGCAGGACGCAATCTGGTGCTTCAAGTTCAACATTCCGGCGCACGATGTCGGCGTTGCTGCCATAGTTGCGCCGCCGGGTGGAGTCAATCCCGGGGCAGTGACCCCGAAGGCAAGCGTCAGGAATTACGGGAGGAATGCTGAATCCGGCATCCCGGTGACATGCTGGATTGACTCCGGCGCAATCCGGGTCTATACGGCAAGCACCTCCGTCCCGGGTCCGCTCGAGCCAGGTGAGGACGACACGGTCAGCTTCTCGCCGGAATGGAACGCGGGCCCGGCAGGAGCCCGATACGGAGTGACGATGTTCACCGCTCTCGGTGGCGACGAGAACGCGCACGACGACACCGTAGTCGGCACGACCCTAGTCTCGGGAGCAGTATTTGCCGACACTATTCATGTTCACGGCGTCGGATCTACCACTCCGACGATTGACGGCAACATCGCCACAGGCGAGTGGACGGCCTCGACGATGTATGACATAAGCGACGTCGCCGGTCGCGGTGGCAGTCCGCA contains:
- a CDS encoding FlgD immunoglobulin-like domain containing protein, with amino-acid sequence MVILLLVLNLAPGFGPASTPVANTVVNDFNPQAMRGRPKGRFATKDGTPETAWTRPVSTVYTCGVTPVQDTLMWVSAGQSELKIYIYNIKDPSRPLIDSFPQTGGPSGWGIRDMAWKASTNEVFAGFDNQKFHVYDATTKVPKHTYTVSGYSGTARGFGYDPAQDSCWTCDFDSSSMTKFSITGANGHAVRGAGEMMSSYGIAWSRLQNCFWVTQAGTAGSSPIYKMDPSYAWVDSFNPAGWDLGGGCEMWEDTMLLAVDQVTSGQDAIWCFKFNIPAHDVGVAAIVAPPGGVNPGAVTPKASVRNYGRNAESGIPVTCWIDSGAIRVYTASTSVPGPLEPGEDDTVSFSPEWNAGPAGARYGVTMFTALGGDENAHDDTVVGTTLVSGAVFADTIHVHGVGSTTPTIDGNIATGEWTASTMYDISDVAGRGGSPQPEGSCIAYFLYDSSFVYLAVDCPYRTTRVNGDQFGLYVDEDRSGTWPADSSEGDHWVDVDTGAVLYEALLDTTGRDTGSLVVVPGSSSASSLASGHLQFEAEIPIGMSKWQLNIGQGDTAGCFQYAAVDSGRTYVGWWPQTLTGSRWPNPRYYGLMVFDSLTAGVGSRASGPSCVLYRARPSLVRDHASISYYVSRQAEAELAVYDAAGSLVKTLVKGKVAPCELTVTWDRTDNSGRRVADGTYFYRLTAGGESVSSKAIVLR